AGTTAATGACAAAGGGTCGCTACTCTCAGGATGTATGGAGCTAAACACCAACCTGCAAATTACACTAACTACACCTCCAAATCCACTTCACTGACCTATGCCAGATAGTGAAGGATtaactggataacaattaaggCCTTAGGACTGGGAGTTTACAGATACTTTCACATAGGTACTACATAAAAGATATCTCTGAATCCTTCTATGGTGAAATTGGAACCAGAAGGTTTCATAATTGGATATGATGATATCAGGAAGCTTGGGTTCATTTTGGATAACCTGAAATTTGACtttgataacaaaaacaaaaaagtaatGTTGGGAAAGCAGGTTAAAACAGGTTACTGCTGTGTTGCCAGTTACACTATTATGAACAGTTACCCTGTATCAAAAGCAGTTGCTGTATTGTCTCCTAATAGGACATACAATTATCCTCAGTTTGGAGTAATCCTGAAAAGTTCTGCAGGCTGTATTGGTTTGGACATTGAATATAGCCTTTAGACATGCTAATCATGTTGTGAAAATACTCCTCCCCACTGCCGATTTTGTTTGATATAGCAATTTTATAGTTATAGTATAATTTGATAGTAAAATACATGTAAAAATACTTTAGACTAACTTTTTCATACCACAAAAGTGGCCATTAAGCAGAATCTTCCATTATCCCATGCTAATGTTTGCACAGCTACTTTACACAATTAACTAGAAGTATAATTAACAGTTACAGTAGATCAACCAATTACTCAGATTAAATATCTGGCAAATGTTGATGGGCAGTTGGCTAAATTATATAAATTGTGTTTATAAATACAATTCTGTTAGCTCATTTTAATGTGAAATACAAAGTCTATACATTGTTTTGCACCACAAGGTTACAGTACATACATAACACCAGAACAATTCTGGTGCAGTGTTAAATTGGCATATTTGGATGTTGTAAGTTACTTTAATGCACATTTCAGTTGGAGTATGTATTTGTTTGAATTATCCATAGGTCTAATTATGCCATTGTTTTACTAGTAGAATATATACATAATACTTTGCCCGACTCACAGTCATCCACTTTGTGCTGCTGACACTGCTGTGCATGATCATTGAGGTATGTTTGCAACATAATTTCATACATTAACAGTCATTATTGTATTTTACTTCTGGGATTTTTTATTTAATCATTATTCCTGAGGGTTGGCTGTATAGAAGACGTGttgaatatacagtgccctccaaaagtattggaacagtgaggccaattcctttatttttgctgtagactgaaaacatttgggcttgacatcaaacgatgaatgtgaaaccagagatcaacgtttcagcttttatttccaggtatttacatcaggatctgatgcacaaattagaaaatatcacctttttgttcgaacccacccatttgtcacgtgagcaaaagtattggaacatgtgactgacaggtgtgttttgttgcccaggtgtgtcctattacatacattattcaatcaataaataccactgaatgtctacactcaggttcagattgggtaagataggttttgtctatgcagactgtattcagaggtgaaaacaacatgaaaaccagagcgctgtctttgggtgaaaaacaagcaattgtgagtcttagagaagatggaaaatcaatcagagccattgcagaaacattggccatagccagtacaaccatttggaatgtcctgaagaagaagaaaactactggtgtactaagtaacagacgtcgaacaggtagaccaaggaaaacatcagcagttgatgacagaaacattgtgagagctgtaaagaaagaccctaaaacaactgttagtgagatcagcaacaacctccagatggcaggagtgaaggtatcactatctactgttcgcagaagacttcatgaacaaaagtacaagggctacaccagaagatgcaaaccactcattagcaagaagaataggaaggccaggctggaatttgccaaaaagtacagagatgaacctcaaaaattctgggacaaagttttatggactgatgagacaaagattaacttttaccaaagtgatggaaaggctaaagtttggagaaagaaaggaactgctcatgatcccaaacacacaagctcatctgtgaaacacggtggaggtaatgtcatggcttgggcttgcatggcttcttctgggacgggctcattaatcttcattgaggatgtaacacatgatggcagcagcaaaatgaactcggaagtctacagaaacattttgtctgccaatttaaggaaagatgcaaccaaactgattggcagagccttcatcatgcagcaagataacgacccaaaacacactgccaaacaacaaaggagttcatcaggggcaagaaatggaaggtattagactggccaagtcaatctccagacttaaaccctatagagcatgcattttacctgcttaagaggagactgaagggaggaaccccacaaaacaaacaacaactgaaagaggctgcagtgaaagcctgggaaagcatcaaaaaggaagaatgcaaaacgtcaatgggtcacagacttgctgcagttattgaaagcaaaggatttgcaactaaatattaagtcttattcacttaaatatgttttaagtatatctgttccaatacttttgatcacatgacaaatgggtggattcaaacaaaatgtgatattttcttagttgtgcatcagatcctgatgtaaatacctggaaataaaagctgaaacgttgatctctggtctcacgttcattatttgatgtcaagcccaaatgttttcagtctacagcaaaaataaaggaattcgcctcactgttccaatacttttggagggcactgtatatattcaaTTTTGAGGTTTTTGTTGCGTGTGTAATCAAGTTGAGTTTCTCCAATGTTGTTCAATCTTATTTTCTTAGTGTTTCATTTCTTAGAACAATCATCAGTGGAACATAAAAAACACAGATGTACAGTACTGCTAAACCATCATAGAATGGCAAGAGTTGCAAATGTCTAACAAGAAATTGGTGCCTTTTTACATTGTGGGTTTATCTTTGATTTGCTGATAACAGATTAAGTTTGTTACATCAATCTGTGTTATACAACTCGATCCAGCTTTACATGCAAAAATAGTAGTCTGTAAATAAACAACTTGAAAAGCatgattaaaatatatatatatatcttaaaCAGAGATTGTGGATCCAATATTATGTTTTTGTCTTTTATATTATGCATTTATATTGGCCATTGCCACCAATGCAGTACATAGAATCTACTTCTAGTTATTTTTTCTACACCAGCGCAATGCAAAccactctttcacacactgtTTGGGAAACATCAGAAAACAGTTCTTGCATATTTAATATAAATAATGATATGAGAAGAGTTGTACAAACAAAGAAACATTACAAATCCAGTCTTTGAGAGGTTTCTAGCCTTAAACCTAGAATGCTTAAAGGGCTGCAATATCCTCCAAATAACATGCAAACACTGATTTTGCCTGAAAACTCAACTTGTCTACACTCATTACCTCCACATACAGCATCAAAATAAGAAATATCAATCACCTACATTTTAGCCCTGAGTCTAACTAGCCTGAAAAGCCCACAGGTGCCACTGGGTCAATCATCACAGATGTTGGACCTAAATCACTTTCTGGAAAACGTGAAAAGGTATCTGGATGAGGTAGATAACCAACAGGCTGACCCGAGTGCATATTCATTGGGCTAACATGAGAATGTTGAGAACAGGAATCATTGCCACCGTGACTATTCCTGtccaaaaaaacatgtttgtgaCAATGTCCATGCGCTTGGCTATGGTTATGACTGCAGCCATGCCCGTGGCTATGCTCGTAACTGTGTCCGTTATTAAACCCAAAGTTATATGCCAGGCCATATCCGTGGCTGTGTCCATGTGGGGCTGAGTGTGGAATAGGACTAGCTTGAGTGTAGGAGGAATGTGGCCAGCCTTCATACATCTTTGGTGTGGCCTCTGTAGCCTGGAGGCTTGAGAGAGTAGAAACTGGAGCATAGGCTTGGACTGGGTAGGACCCTGGGATTGGGGTGATTCTGCAATTTATGATAAAGTTAGAAAGAATTAGTGTGCAAGATGATTGTATTGCCTTTTGTGAAGTTGTACAGTGTATTATGATCAATAAGCAAAATAGTCCTCCTATTCAGGAGGGTATGTCAGGGTACAATGTTACACATTGGTACTCTTTGAATAACATCAAACGGGGCAATTTCTTCCTTGCAATACAGGTTTCTCAGAAATGCATTCCTAGTCTTTAAAGGCCTAATCGAACCAAAACCCTTGGTCATTTCTGAAATACTGACCGAGGATGAAcaaccttcttcttctcttccacaGATGCTGGGACATACAGGACACCAATGTTCCTCAGCAGTCTGAAAGGCATCTTCTTGTCAAGGATTGATGCCCTAGCTTCAGACATGTCCAACATAGAGAACCAGCCTTTGCCATCTGTTTAACAACCGCAGGTTAAGGAGGTAAAGCCTATGTGTATTGGATAGTAAGTATTATTCATATGTCCTAGAAGTGTCCTTACTGGAAAGTTTGGATACAAGTCATTACACTTCAAAGTAACAATTCAAAGTAACATTTCCAAAGATCTTGAGTAAATGGAGTAAGGATACAGATCCACCCTGTTGCAATGGCAACAATGTTACAGAGAAACACAGTGTGTGGGACCAGTAGTGATATGATCATCAGAAACAGCCATGGTAGGGCTAAAGTGGGCACACTGACCCCAAATAGGAAGGCCTTGGTCATACGGGATTGCATTGTGGTTACACTGAGCAAAGCTAGAGAAACAGGGACCAACCCTTCCACCTGGTCTTGAAAGGAGGTATCCAAAACAATAAGTTGTAGTATAGTGTACAACACCCCAGTGATGGTAGAGAGTAGTAGAAATAGGAAGATAAAGTGGACAGTCCCCAAACTCTTTTCAATGTTACTGCCTAGGGGCACCACAACCCCTACACTGAGGAGTAGTTGAATCATGGTCTTGTGGTGGAAGGAGTATGTAAGCAGCTTGTGTACTGTAAATGGAAGGTGTAGCATCGTTAACATATGTCTGGTAGGGGTAAAGTACAGATTCACAAAGTATaggctatacacacacacaaaatgttatcgatgagacACACGTTAGACTTGTTTAAAGACACTACTGGGGTGTTAATAGGCTACATGGTATGACTGAAAACATTTATGTTTTACTACCATATATAATAAGTGAAGCTGCCTTACCATGTCCATTGACAAAAGCACTAGTCCCAAGACTGAATACATCCTGTGCTAAACTGAAATGTGAGGTGACGATAAATAATGCGCAGCATACGATGATCACAGTCACAATCCCACTAGTGAGGCTGATCTGTGGCGTAAAATTCTTAAACCTATAGATGACATCTTTGAAAACATTTCTGGACATcatttttaaattaaataattaattaCGTTTTTAAATCCACTTTTTGTGCCTACTTCCCAAGTTAGCGGCTTAATCGAGGAATAACGTGGTCCCGGTTCTTGGGACACCACCGGATCGaaaatcaggaaatgacgtCCTCGAATGAAGAGAGTTTGTGCCATAGATATATGTgcagagttaatataactagagtaagctaggtctagctttaaacagtggctcttttttcccttgctccgagacctcgtgcacgtctgcaactagctgtacacgtcatactttgcgacaaccagtcgcgagcatagatttatatggttacgagcatgtgagctaaggcagaatctaggggcagaaagtccgataagaatcagagacatgatgcaaacttaacggaaatgtattctgtcactgtatagtattccttctacttgttttttagaaataggctatagggctaaatatagggctattctagatggaactcatcgtCCAACtcatgatttccaacgcattgtatcggatgaaataaactgttaacatgaacatttacatttaagcaTTTAacggacgcttttatccaaagcgacttccaagagagagctttacaaaagagcataggtcactgatcata
The sequence above is a segment of the Hypomesus transpacificus isolate Combined female unplaced genomic scaffold, fHypTra1 scaffold_130, whole genome shotgun sequence genome. Coding sequences within it:
- the LOC124488270 gene encoding rhomboid domain-containing protein 2-like isoform X1, translating into MMSRNVFKDVIYRFKNFTPQISLTSGIVTVIIVCCALFIVTSHFSLAQDVFSLGTSAFVNGHVHKLLTYSFHHKTMIQLLLSVGVVVPLGSNIEKSLGTVHFIFLFLLLSTITGVLYTILQLIVLDTSFQDQVEGLVPVSLALLSVTTMQSRMTKAFLFGVSVPTLALPWLFLMIISLLVPHTVFLCNIVAIATGWIYGKGWFSMLDMSEARASILDKKMPFRLLRNIGVLYVPASVEEKKKVVHPRITPIPGSYPVQAYAPVSTLSSLQATEATPKMYEGWPHSSYTQASPIPHSAPHGHSHGYGLAYNFGFNNGHSYEHSHGHGCSHNHSQAHGHCHKHVFLDRNSHGGNDSCSQHSHVSPMNMHSGQPVGYLPHPDTFSRFPESDLGPTSVMIDPVAPVGFSG
- the LOC124488270 gene encoding rhomboid domain-containing protein 2-like isoform X3, giving the protein MIQLLLSVGVVVPLGSNIEKSLGTVHFIFLFLLLSTITGVLYTILQLIVLDTSFQDQVEGLVPVSLALLSVTTMQSRMTKAFLFGVSVPTLALPWLFLMIISLLVPHTVFLCNIVAIATGWIYGKGWFSMLDMSEARASILDKKMPFRLLRNIGVLYVPASVEEKKKVVHPRITPIPGSYPVQAYAPVSTLSSLQATEATPKMYEGWPHSSYTQASPIPHSAPHGHSHGYGLAYNFGFNNGHSYEHSHGHGCSHNHSQAHGHCHKHVFLDRNSHGGNDSCSQHSHVSPMNMHSGQPVGYLPHPDTFSRFPESDLGPTSVMIDPVAPVGFSG
- the LOC124488270 gene encoding rhomboid domain-containing protein 2-like isoform X2; the protein is MLTMLHLPFTVHKLLTYSFHHKTMIQLLLSVGVVVPLGSNIEKSLGTVHFIFLFLLLSTITGVLYTILQLIVLDTSFQDQVEGLVPVSLALLSVTTMQSRMTKAFLFGVSVPTLALPWLFLMIISLLVPHTVFLCNIVAIATGWIYGKGWFSMLDMSEARASILDKKMPFRLLRNIGVLYVPASVEEKKKVVHPRITPIPGSYPVQAYAPVSTLSSLQATEATPKMYEGWPHSSYTQASPIPHSAPHGHSHGYGLAYNFGFNNGHSYEHSHGHGCSHNHSQAHGHCHKHVFLDRNSHGGNDSCSQHSHVSPMNMHSGQPVGYLPHPDTFSRFPESDLGPTSVMIDPVAPVGFSG
- the LOC124488270 gene encoding uncharacterized protein LOC124488270 isoform X5 gives rise to the protein MMSRNVFKDVIYRFKNFTPQISLTSGIVTVIIVCCALFIVTSHFSLAQDVFSLGTSAFVNGHDGKGWFSMLDMSEARASILDKKMPFRLLRNIGVLYVPASVEEKKKVVHPRITPIPGSYPVQAYAPVSTLSSLQATEATPKMYEGWPHSSYTQASPIPHSAPHGHSHGYGLAYNFGFNNGHSYEHSHGHGCSHNHSQAHGHCHKHVFLDRNSHGGNDSCSQHSHVSPMNMHSGQPVGYLPHPDTFSRFPESDLGPTSVMIDPVAPVGFSG
- the LOC124488270 gene encoding uncharacterized protein LOC124488270 isoform X4, with amino-acid sequence MMSRNVFKDVIYRFKNFTPQISLTSGIVTVIIVCCALFIVTSHFSLAQDVFSLGTSAFVNGHGWIYGKGWFSMLDMSEARASILDKKMPFRLLRNIGVLYVPASVEEKKKVVHPRITPIPGSYPVQAYAPVSTLSSLQATEATPKMYEGWPHSSYTQASPIPHSAPHGHSHGYGLAYNFGFNNGHSYEHSHGHGCSHNHSQAHGHCHKHVFLDRNSHGGNDSCSQHSHVSPMNMHSGQPVGYLPHPDTFSRFPESDLGPTSVMIDPVAPVGFSG